The genomic DNA GGGGCGGGGCCTGGGGACCCCTTGTTAACCTCAGGAACATCATTAACCTGCCTGGGCCCCCCCCACGGGTGCCCCCCATCTCATTAACCCCATTAACTCATTAACACCATTATCTCATTAACCCCATCAGCCTCATTATGCTCgttagggggggggggggcgggggggacaggGGACGGATGGACCACGGAACTCCAGGCCAGCCCCCCCTGCCTGGTGGCCCTGGGGGGgagaaccccccccccccccccccgttaaCAGCATTAACCTCGTTAAACCTCTCACCAAGCTCGTTAAGCTCATTAATCTCATCAATCTCATTAACTTCTCATTAATCTCATTAACCTCATCCCCTCCCCCCGGAGGTCCCTGGTGTGtgcacccccttccccccagcacctccctggcATCCCCTCATCAGCTTCATTAAGCTCATTAAGGTCATTAGGCTCATTAGCcagggggctgggtggggggatTGGGGGGCCTATGGTGGGGCCCAAgggtgcccccccccaccccgggggaGGTCCCTACTCTTTAGggacccccccatcccccccttGTTAAGCCCCTGCTCTCGTTAACCCTCATTAACACCCATGCCCTCATTAACCCCgccctgtgtgtgtgtcccctgcAGCGTCCCCCTGGAGCGGGGtccctgggtgccccccagATTctgggggggctcggggggaccCCAGAGCCGGAGTGGGGGAGGGGcacccgccgcccccgcgcgcCTCCACAACTACATGAACGTAAGTGGGGGAGGGGCTGATGGGGACCCTCACCCTGGGGACAAAGTGGCAGGCGGGTGTCTCCAGGGTCATGGGGGTGAcaatgggggggaggggctgtgtatatgccccccccccccccccagctgtgTCCTCAGGACTGGGGGGGGTGGCAGTTgctgggggggatggggaggggggggctgtggggacaggggggTGACGCTGCGGGGGGGCCTCtgtgcccctcccccctccccaggcccaGTACTATGGGACGGTCTCtctggggacccccccccagcccttccgCGTCATCTTCGACACCGGCTCCGCTGACCTCTGGGTGCCCTCGGcccgctgctgcctgctctACCTGGCCTGCTGTGAgcgggggaggggcggggggggtgcggggaggCCCAAAGAGGAACCCCAACCCGATGCTGCCTGCTAATACCCAGCCtgcggggaggggcggggcctGGGGAGAAGGGGTGGCCCTTAGGGTGAAGGGGCAGGACTTcgagggaggaggcagggcctggggaggaggcagggttTAGGGAGAAGGGGCGGGGCCTGGGGAAAAGGGGCAGGACCATCAGAGAAGGAGGTGGggcctggggagaaggggacaGGGCTTacagggaggaggtggggtTTAGGGAGAAGGGGTGGggcctggggagaaggggacaGGGCTTACAGGGAGGATGTGTGGCCTAGGGAGAAGGGGCAGGACCATGGGAAAGGGGGCGGggcctggggagaggggggcagGGCTtatggggaggaggtggggttGGGGGAGAAGGGGTGGCACTTAGGGAGAAGGGGTGGCACTTAGAGGGAGGAGGCGGGGCCTGGGGAGGATGGGGTGGGGCTTAGGGAGAAGGTATGGGGCCTGGGGAGAAGGGGCGGTACTTAGAGGGAGGAGGCGGGGTTTAGGGATGAGGGGTGGGGCCTAGGGTGAAGGGGTAGGGCCTAGGGAGAAGGCAGGGCCTGGGCTTAGGGAGAAGGGGCGGTGCTTATGGAGAAGGGGTGGGTCCTGGGGTGGAGGGGCAGggcctggggaggaggaggcggtGCCATGCCGTGCCCCTCCCCCCAGGGCTCCACCCCCACTACCAGCCCGCGCTCTCCTGCACCCACCGCCCCAACGGCTCTGCCTTCGCCATCAGCTACGGCAGCGGCAGCCTGAGGGGCTTCCTCAGCCAGGACACCCTCACGGTGGGGGAGGGGcctggggggaggggcaggcTACCTGTGTGCCTGGGGAGGGATGCACGGAGGGAGGGTGGGCACCATGTCAGGGTGCTCTCTGAAAGGGGGAGGGTGCTGGGGTCATCGGGGGTCACCCTGATGCCTGTGCCCATGGGTGGGGGATACTGGGGGTCCCGAGTCCAGGGTTGAGGGGTGCTGGGGAGTCCTGGGCCCAAGGGAGGGGTCGGGGAGGGGTGCCGGGGTCCCATGCCGGGGTTGGGTGGaggaggggtgctgggggtcccgTGCCATGGTCAggtaggggggtgggggatgggtgCCAGGGTCCCGTGCTGGGGTCAGGGTGggggatgggtgctggggtccCATGCCAGGGTCTCACCCCCTTCCTGCCACAGGTGTCCAACGTGTCGGTGCCAGAGCAGACGTTTGCCGAGGCGGTGGCGCTGCCGGGCCTGGCCTTCGCTGCCGCCCGCTTTGACGGGGTGCTGGGCCTGGCCTtccctgccgccgccgccggccccgccacCCCCGTCTTCGACAACATGATGCGGCAGCGCCTCTTCCACACCAACGTCTTCTCCTTCCGCCTCCGCAGGTAGGGGGCGCCCACcgcacccaccccccaccaggCCAGGACCCTCCCGAGTATCCCCCAACAACCCCAAATACCCCCCAGGACCCCTCAAAGACCTGCAAGTGCCCCCCAAGTACCTCCCAATACCCCTAAGTACCCCCAGCCACACCCCAGGTACCCCCAATACCCACTGGTACCCCCCCCCCAATACCCACAAGTACTCAGCAAGTACCACCAGCCACAGCCTAAATACCCCAATACTCTGATCACCCCACCTAATACCCACGAGTACCCACAATTACCTCCAAAGTACCCCCCAATACCCCAGAGTACCCCCCAAGTACCCCTAGCTACACCTCAAGTACTCCCCATTACCCCAGGTACCCCCAGTACCCCCCAATACCCCCCAGTACCACCAAATACCCCCCAAGTACCCCTAGTCACACCCCAAGGACCCCCACTACACCCCAGTAACACCCAAACTACCCTTGATGGGCCCCCAACCACCCCCAAGTACCCCCCAGCTATACCACAACTGCACCCCAACCACCCCCGATTGCCCGCGCCCCCCAGCTACACCCCAGTATCCACTTACCCCTGCAGAAACACCCCACATCTCCCCTGGGACCCCCAAgtccccccaggaccccccaaACACCCCCTAGGGACCCCACACCCCTCTGAGCCCCCTCTTTGGGACCCCTCAATACCCCATAGGATCCCCCAAACCCCACCCGGACTCCTCCAGATCCCCCTGGGATCCCCAaacacccacctgccccccATCAAATTCCCTGGGGACCCCCAAACACACCCTTGCCCACCTCCAAatccccccaggacccccaaacacagccctgccccCCTCCAAAagcccccaggacccccagatTCCCCCCAGACTCCCCTGGGACacctcccccggccccccatGGCCCTCCTGGCCCCCAGCCTGACTGTGGGGCGCAGCGGGGCCTCGGAAGGCGAtgggggggagctgctcctggGGGGCATCGACGAGGGACAGTTCGAGGGACCCCTCCACTACATCCCCGTCTCCCGCCAAAGCTACTGGCAGCTGCACATGGACAGGTgagagcccccccagccccccccgcaGGATCCCAAATCCTCTTGACCCCCTCAACTCCCCCATGGACCCCCAAATCCCCTCTGACTCCCCCAAACCCCCCATGGAACTCCAAATCCCCCCTGACCCTCCCCAGGACTCCCCAAATCCCCTCTgaccccccccaacccccccggACTCCCCATAtcccccctgacccccccaagccccccctGGACCCCTAAATCCCACTTGACCCCCCCAAAACCTTCTGactccccccaaccccccccagaCTCCCCATatccccctgacccccccaagccccccctggacccccaaatcccccccaaccccctggACTCCCCATATCCCCACGgacccccccaagccccccacGGACCCCCAAACTACCCCCAACTCCCTTAACTGCCACACAGGACCCCCAAAGTGCCCCTCTGACTTCTAACTGCCCCCCAAGCCCCCTAAAAGCCCCCCCCAGCTGACCCATAGGACCCCTAACTGCCCCCCCAGTCCCCTAACACCCCCAATAGGACCCCTAactgccccccccagccccctaaCTCCCCCATAGGACCCTTAATGCCCCCCCGTCCCCTAACTGCCCCATAGGACCCCTAactgccccccccagcccttctaCCTGCCCCATCCCCCCCTCAAGTGCCCCCCTgacccctgccctgcagggtGTCAGTGGGGAGCCCGGGGAGCCTGGGGTGCCGGGACCCCCCCCTGTGCCGGGGGGGCTGCGAGGCCATCGTGGACACGGGGACGTCCCTCATCACCGGCCCCAGCGAGGAGATGGAGGTGCTGCACCGCGCCCTGGGGGGCACCCCCGCCCTGGGGGGGCAGGTGGGTCTGCGCCCAGCTCCCCGCttgtggggggcggggggaggcacCCAGACCCCTGGGTCCcctgtttgggggtgggggggcacctGGACCCCTGGGACCCATGGGTGGGTGGCACCTAGATGCCTGGGACCCCTTTTTCAGGGGGAGAGGGGGCTTCAGGACCCCTGGGACCCCTGTTTGGGGGTAGGGGGTCCCTGGCCCGGCCGCTGGGGTCCTCATGCCgcttccccccccgcccagtACATGCTGGACTGTGACAAGGTCCCGTCTCTGCCCAACGTCACCTTCGTCCTGCAGGGGCGTGAGttccccctcagcccccagcactATGTGCTCCAGGTGAGACCCCTGTGTCCCCCTGTCCCCGGCGCCGtcccccccatgtcccccatcACCCCTGTGTGTCCTCATCACCCCCTGATCCCCCTGTCCCCGCTGTCCCATgtccccacccccatccctgtccccatctgTTTCCCCTCTGAGCTGGGTCCCCGTCCCCAttgctgccccctgcccccctccctgtCTCCATGTCCTAtccctgtccccagtgccatccccatgtccccgtccccatccctgtccccatgaCCCCAATAccgtccccatccctgccctgtcccacgTCCCCAATCCTGTGCCCATGTCCCCAGTGCCATCCccgtgtccctgtccccatccctgtgcccaTGTCCCCAGTgccgtccccatccccatccctgccccgtCCCATgtccccttccctgtccccatgtccccagtgcCATCCTCATGTCcccttgtccccatccctgcccctgtcccttgtccccatgtccccccctGACCCCACAtccccctgtccccatgtccccccctcTGTTCCCACACCCGCTGCTGTCCCCAGGTGTCGCAGTGGGGGTCCCCCACCTGCGTCAGCGGGTTCATGGCACTGGATGTGCCCCGGCCCGCGGGGCCGCTCTGGATCCTGGGGGACGTTTTCCTGGCGCGCTACTACGTCACCTTCGACCGCGACCACAACCGCGTCGGGCTGGCACCCAGCAAGTGACCCCTGGACCCCCAAGGGACCCCCCCCGGGGACCTGGGACCCCTCATGGACCATCAGGGACCCCCAAAGGACCCCCCCCCAGATACCTGGACCCCCCCCCTGGGAACCTAGGACCCCTCGTGGACCACCGTGGACACCTGGGACCCCTAAGGGACCCCCCCTGGAGACCTGGGACCCCCAAGGGACCCCCCCAGACGCCTGAGACCACTTACAAACCACTGCAGACACCTGGGACCCCCAAATGATGCCCCCCTGGAGGCCTGGGACCCCCAAGTGACTCCTCCCAGGGGCCTGGGTCCCCTTAGGGACCACCATGGACACTTGAGACCCCCAAGGGAACCTCCCTGGGGACCTGGAACCGCTTACGGACCACCACAGACACCTGGGACCCCCAAATGACACCCCCCCCGGAGGCCTGGGACCCCAAGTGATGCCCCTGGAGGCCTGGGTCCCCTTAGGGACCTCCCCTGGGGACCTGGTACCCCTCATGGACCACCACAGACACTTGGGACCCCCAAATGACACCCCCATGCCCGAGGCCTGGGTTCCCTGCCAGGGGAGCTCCAATAAAGATGCTGGTTTGGGGGCTCTGGGTCCCGGCTGCTCCCTGGGGGGGACCCCAAGAGACTGCGCCCCCCCTCCCTGAGCTCCAGTACCTCCCAGTACCCCCCAGTTCCTCTCCAATagcccccagacccccccagTAGCCCTCATAGCTCTTTGACCTGTccttcccagtgcccccagtaACCCCTAGTCCCTCCTGCTTCCTCCCAGTAATTCCCAgaccctcctgctccctgctgcatgGCGGGGCCTCAGCTCGTGGAGGCGGTGCCTAAGTGTCATGTGGGCGGAGTGTTAACAGTGGGCGGGGCTTCATCTCAGCCGCCGTTACCTTGCTTCGGTGGGGGTACTTCACCTCACAACCGCCGTTAACTCTTCGGTGGGCGTGTCCTCACTTCAAGGTGGGCGGTGCTTCACCTCAGCCGTCGTTATCTCCCTTCGGTGGGCGTGGCCTCACTTCACGGTGGGCGGAGCTTCATCTCGCCGTTATCTCGCTTCGGTGGGCGTGGCCTCGCCTCACGGCCGCCCTTATCTTGCTTTGGTGGGCGTGGTCTCCCCACGGTGGGCGTGCCCCCGCGCGCGTCCCGCGCCTGCGCAgagcggcggccccggcggcagGGCGGGATGCGGCAGCCGCCGCTCCGCTCTCTCAGCCCGGCGGCGGCGGTCGGTAGCTGCCGGCCGCGACTCTCAGGCTTATCGCGATGGGTTGGCAAGCAGAACGCGATAAAGTGGTGATCAACGTGGGCGGTGTGCGGCACGAAACCTACCGCAGCACCCTGCAGACGCTCCCTGGCACCCGCCTGGCCGGCCTGGCCGAGCCGGGAGCCGCCGCCCGCTTCGACTACGACCCCTCGGCGGGGGAGTTTTTCTTCGACCGCCACCCGGCCGTTTTCGCTTATGTCCTGAATTACTACCGAACCGGGAAGCTGCACTGCCCGGCTGATGTTTGCGGGCCCCTTTTCGAGGAAGAGCTGGCTTTCTGGGGGATCGATGAGACGGACGTGGAAGCCTGCTGCTGGATGAACTACCGGCAGCACCGGGACGCGGAGGAGGCTCTGGACAGCTTCGAGAGTCCCgaggggccgcggccgccggaGCCGGCCGAGCCCAAGCGGCTGTGCTTGGAGGAGGGCCGGCCGGCCGGCTGGTGGCGGCGTTGGCGGCCCAAGCTCTGGGCCCTGTTCGAGGACCCCTACTCCTCCAGGATGGCAAGGGTAAGGGGCTTCGGGGGTCTGGGAAAGGGGATGGGGGCAAGCGAAGCCAGAGGGGTTTGCGCGGGGGATTCGGGGGCTCTGAGGGGGTGTAGGACGGTCTGAGGGCATCTAGAGGGTCTGTGAGAGTAGGGGCTCTGAGGAGATCTGGAGGGCCTGTGAGGAGATTTAGGGGCTCTGAGGAGATCTGGAGGGCCTGTGAGGAGATTTAGGGGCTCTGAGGAGATCTGGAGGGCCTGTGAGGAGATTTAGGGGCTCTGAGGAGATCTGGAGGGCCTGTGAGGAGATTTAGGGGCTCTGAGGAGATCTGGAGGGCCTGTGAGGAGATTTAGGGGCTCTGAGGAGATCTGGAGGGCCTGTGAGGAGATTTAGGGGCTCTGAGGAGATCTGGAGGGCCTGTGAGGAGATTTAGGGGCTCTGAGGAGATCTGGAGGGCCTGTGAGGAGATTTAGGGGCTCTGAGGAGATCTGGAGGGCCTGTGAGGAGATTTAGGGGCTCTGAGGAGATCTGGAGGGCCTGTGAGGAGATTTAGGGGCTCTGAGGAGATCTGGAGGGCCTGTGAGGAGATTTAGGGGCTCTAAGGGGGCTTAGAAGGGCCTGAGGCCATCTGGAGGGTTTGTGAGGGGGTTTCGAGGGCTCTGAGGGGGTGTAGGACAGTCTGAGGGGATCCGGAGGGTCTGTGAGGAGGTTTGGGGACTTTGAGGGGGCTCTGAGGGGTTCCAGAGGGTCTGTGATGAGATTTAGGGGCTCTGAGGGGCTAGAGGGGGATGTGAGGAGATCTGGAGGGTCTGTGAGGAGATCTGGGGGCTCTGAGGGGATCTCGAGGGTCTGTGAGGCGATTTGGGGACCTGACAGGGTTTAGGAGTGCCTGAGGCGATCTGGAGGGTTTGTGAGGGTGTTTCGGGGGCTCTGAGGGAGTGTAGGACAGTCTGAGGGGATCTGGAGGGTCTGTGAGGAGATTTATGGGCTCTTGAAGGAGTTTAGGGCAGTCTGAGGGGATCTGGAGGATCTGCGAGGAAGTTTTGGGGATCTGATGGGGTTTAGTGCAGTCTGAGGGGATCTAGAGGGACTGTGAGATTTAGGGGGCTCTGAGGGGATCTGGAGGGTCTGTGAGGGGGGATGGGGAAATCTGAGGGGGTTTGTGGGGGGCTCTGAGGGGTTCTTGAGTGTCTGCGAGGGGGATTAGGGGTGTCTGAGGGGTCTTGAGGGGGCTCTGAAAGGATGAGGTGATTTTGGGGGCCTCTGAGGTGGTGGGTTCAGGGGGTAtctggggaggctggggggggggctgtgaggGGCTGTGAGGACCCATGAGGAGGAACCGCAGAGCTCTGAGGGTCGGAGACACtgcgggacgggacggggggGGGCATGGTTGGGGGTGGCGCTGGGGACACTGCGGGGACATGGTGGGGGAGCTCTGAAGGGATAGGGGACACCGGGGGGGGTCCATGAGGGGACGCCGGAGGGTGGCACAGGGGGTGACGAGGGGACATGGGGCCatctggggacagggaagggggTGCTGTGCTCCCCCCCGCAGTGTGTGGTCACCCCCCAACGTCCCTTGTCCTCCCCGatgtcccctgtccccccccctCACAGGCACTGGCCCTGATCCTGCCGCAGCGGgcctggggggggcggggggggaagcGGGACCGCACTGcggtgccccctccccccccggccTGTCCTAcatcccctccccccaccccgggtCCCCCCCCCTTCGCTCACCCCCCCGTGTGGCCTACATCCCCCCCCTGCTGTGTCCCCAACCCCCCCTCAGCCTGGCCTACATCCCTCCTGTCCCCTGGGTccccccctgtccccctccccgtGTCCTGGCCCCCCCAAACCTGGCCTATATCCCCCCTCACGTCCCCAGTGTCATCTGCCCCCCTTCCCATGTCCCCaaatcccccacccccacctggCCTACATATTGTCCTGTCCCCCCCTGCCGTGTCCCCAACCCCCCAtcccctgtgtgtgtgtgtcccgGTATCCCCCTATGTCCCCGAACCCCCTCAGCCTGACCTATACCTCCCCCCCACGTCCCCCGTCCACCCCCCATGTCCCTGTacactccccccagcctggccttcatGTCTCCTGTGCCCCTCACCATgtccccctgcctccctgtgTACCCCTCCATGTCCCTGTGGCCCCCCAGCCAGGCCTGCGTGTCCCCTGTGTaccccctgtgccccccactGTGTCCGCTGTCacccccatgtccctgtgccTACCCCCTCCCTCAATATATGGGGGCTCAGTCACTGCGGGGGGTTGGGTGCCTGGACCCCTGGATCCCCTCCCTTAAAATATGGGGGTTGGTGACTGGCGGGGGAAGGTCAAGCGCCTGGACCCCCAGTGTTCCCCCATGATTATATGGGGTCTCAGTGaattggggtggggggtcaCAAGCCTGAATGCCTGGGTCCTTCCATCAATATAAAAGGGGTCAGTGAATTGGGGGGGGCGGCAGTGTCAGAATCCTGGATGCCTGGGTCCCGTATATTAGTCTATGGGGGTCAGTGACTGGGGGGGTCACGAGCCCGGACACTTGGGTCTCCCTATCAATATATGGGAGTGATTATATAGGGgtttggggggcgggggggggggcggggattCACGAGCCCAGACACCTGGGTCCTCTGTGTTACTCTGGGGGGGTTCAGGATATCAGAGTCAGGGCGTGGGGGGCGATCAGGAACCCGGGCACCTGGGTCTCCCTATCAACATATGGGAGTGATTACATAGGGGCTCAGggtattgggggggggggggagggggtcagAAGCCCAGATGCCTGGGGTCCCCTATATTAGTCTGGGGGGGTTCAGTGAAACGGGTTGCGGGGGGGGCGGGTCACAAGCCCAGACACCTGGGTCTCCCTATCAATATACGGGAGTGATTATATAGGGGCTCAGGTAtttgggggtgaggggcagaagTCCAGATGCCTGGGGTCCCCTATATTAGTCTGGGGATTCAGCAAACCAGGGGGGTCACAAGCCCAGACGCCTGAGTCTCCCTATCAATATATGGGAGTGATTATATAGGGGTTCAGGATTATATAAGGGTTCAGggtgttgggggtggggtggggtgggggggtggggatcATGAGCCTGGATACCTGGGTCTTCTGTGTTAGTCAGGGGGGGTTCAGGATATCAGAgtcagggctggggggtggtCAGGAACCCGGGCACCTGGGTCTTCCTATCAATATATGGGAGTGATTATATAGGGGTTCAGGGTATTGGGGGTGGGTCAGGAGCCTGGACATCTGGGTCCTCTGTGTTAGTCTGGGGGGGTTCAGGataaagggggggggtgggagcagTCAGGAACCTGTGTGCCCACAttccccccccctcaccccccgtctccccctgccctcacaGTACGTCGCCTTCGCCTCCCTCTTCTTCATCCTCATCTCCATCACCACCTTCTGCCTGGAGACGCATGAGGCTTTCAACCGGGTGATCAACAAGACTGAGACGGTGCTGACGGGCAACGGGACGGGGACGCAGGTGGCGGTGGAGGTGGAGACTGAGCCCTTCCTCACCTATGTGGAGGGCACCTGCGTCGTCTGGTTCACCTTCGAGTTCCTCATGCGTGTCAGCTTCT from Falco rusticolus isolate bFalRus1 chromosome 5, bFalRus1.pri, whole genome shotgun sequence includes the following:
- the NAPSA gene encoding napsin-A, which gives rise to MNAQYYGTVSLGTPPQPFRVIFDTGSADLWVPSARCCLLYLACWLHPHYQPALSCTHRPNGSAFAISYGSGSLRGFLSQDTLTVSNVSVPEQTFAEAVALPGLAFAAARFDGVLGLAFPAAAAGPATPVFDNMMRQRLFHTNVFSFRLRSGASEGDGGELLLGGIDEGQFEGPLHYIPVSRQSYWQLHMDRVSVGSPGSLGCRDPPLCRGGCEAIVDTGTSLITGPSEEMEVLHRALGGTPALGGQYMLDCDKVPSLPNVTFVLQGREFPLSPQHYVLQVSQWGSPTCVSGFMALDVPRPAGPLWILGDVFLARYYVTFDRDHNRVGLAPSK